From Paenibacillus sp. PL2-23:
ATACGACTGTAGTGCCGCCTTTAGCGCGGCCTTTCATGCTGCCGCGTTGCTGCTTGCGGTGTTTTACACGTTTAGGTACCAACATGATTAGTTGCCTCCTTCCTGGGGAGCTGCTACTTTCTTCTTCGTAGGAAGGACTTCGCCGCGGTAGATCCATACTTTTACGCCGATGCGGCCGTAAGTTGTATGTGCTTCAGCTGTGCCGTAGTCGATGTCTGCGCGCAGTGTGTGAAGCGGAACTGTACCCTCGCTATAACCTTCCGTACGTGCGATCTCAGCGCCGCCAAGGCGTCCGCTAACCGCAGTTTTGATTCCTTTTGCGCCAGCTCTCATCGAGCGTTGGATCGCTTGTTTCAGTGCGCGGCGGAAAGATACCCGGCGCTCCAATTGTTGTGCGATGCTTTCAGCTACCAAGATAGCGTCCAGATCCGCTTGTTTGATTTCGGAGATATTGATGTGAACCTTTTTGCCTTTAGTAATCTTGCCAAGCTCCGTACGCAGGTTCTCAACTTCGGAACCGCCTTTGCCGATTACCATACCCGGCTTCGCCGTTTGGATCGTTACGTTTACGCGGTTAGCCGCACGCTCGATCTCAATGTGGGAAACTGCCGCGTCTTTCAGCTTGTTCTTCAAGTATTCACGAATTTTTACGTCTTCCAGAAGAAGATCGCCAAAGTCTTTGCCAGCGTACCATTTGGATTCCCAATCACGGATAATCCCGACACGAAGGCCGACTGGATTTACCTTTTGACCCACACGTTATCCCTCCTTATTTTTCAGATACCACCAAGGTGATGTGGCTGGTTCTTTTGTTAATCCGGCTTGCACGTCCCATAGCGCGAGGACGGAAACGTTTCATAGTTGGTCCTTGGTTCGCAAATACTTGCGATACGACCAAATTGTTAATGTCCAGCTGGTAGTTATGCTCAGCGTTCGCAATCGCGGAGTTGAGCAGCTTCTCGATGATCGGGGAAGCAGATTTTGGCGTGTGACGCAGAATTGCGATCGCTTCGCCAACTTGCTTGCCGCGAATCAGGTCCGCTACGAGCTGCGCTTTGCGAGGTGCGATACGTACGAAACGCGCGTGCGCTTTAGCTTCTGGCATGTGGGAACCTCCTCTCGTTCATTAGGAAATATAGAAGGGCAAATTAGCGTCTGCCCGTTTTTTTGTCATCGCTGGCATGGCCTTTGTAAGAACGAGTTGGTGCAAACTCACCGAACTTGTGTCCTACCATGTCCTCCGTCACGTACACCGGCACGTGCTTGCGTCCGTCATAGACAGCAACTGTGTGGCCGATGAATTGCGGGAAAATCGTCGAACGGCGGGACCATGTTTTGATAACGACCTTCTTGTTTGTTTCGTTCAGATCCTCGACTTTCTTCATCAGATGATCGTCGATGAATGGACCTTTCTTCAAACTGCGACCCATGTGGAATCCTCCCTTCGCGTAAGCGCTGGCGTGAGACTCCTCTCACGCGCATTGTATCAAGCGGCTATTACTTCGTGCGACGACGAATAATGTATTGGCTCGATGCTTTCTTCTTCTTGCGAGTTTTGTAGCCCAGAGTCGGTTTGCCCCAAGGGGACAACGGCGACTTGCGACCGATTGGAGCGCGGCCTTCGCCACCACCGTGCGGGTGATCGTTCGGGTTCATAACTACGCCGCGAACTTCTGGACGTTTGCCCAGCCAACGGGAACGGCCGGCTTTACCGATTTTCACAAGCTCATGGTCTTCGTTGCCTACGGAACCGATTGTCGCGCGGCAAGTCGACAGGATGCGGCGAACCTCGCCGGAGCTCAGACGAACCGATACGTAATCTTCTTCTTTACCCAGCAATTGAGCTTCAGTACCCGCTGCGCGAACCAACTGGCCGCCTTTGCCTGGTTTCAACTCGATGTTGTGGATAACTGTACCGACTGGGATGTTCTTAAGCGGCAACGCGTTGCCGATCTTGATGTCCGCGTCAGGTCCGGAAACGACTTGATCGCCTACTTTCAGGCCTTTAGGGGCAATGATGTAAGCTTTCGCGCCGTCCACGTAGTGGATCAAAGCGATGTTGGAAGTACGGTTCGGATCGTATTCGATCGTCGCAACGTTACCCACAACGCCGTCCTTTGTACGTTTGAAGTCGATGATACGGTATTTGCGCTTATGTCCGCCGCCATGGTGACGAACCGTAATTTTACCTTGGTTGTTGCGGCCTGCTTTCTTGAACAGTGGAGCCAGCAACGATTTCTCCGGTGTGCTTGTCGTAATCTCTTCGAAAGTGGATACCGACATGTTACGACGTGCAGGAGAGGTCGGTTTGTACTTTTTGATTGGCACTTGGTTTCCCTCCTTTTCTATACAGACGTTTCAAAGAACTCAAGTTCTTTGCTGTCATCGCTCAGTTGAACGATCGCTTTTTTCCAGTCAGGTCTATAACCGCTATGTCTGCCATAACGTTTTGGTTTACCCGCAACACGCATTGTGTTCACGCCGGTTACTTTTACGTTAAAGATTTGCTCAATAGCTTGTTTGATTTCTGTTTTGTTCGCGCGAAGATCGACTTCAAACACATAACGTTTGGCAGCCATGAAATCGCTCGTACGTTCCGTAATAACCGGGCGCTTGATAATATCGCGAGGATTTTTCATTACGCAAGCACCTCCTGTACTTTCTCTACTGCTTCTTTAGTGATAATCAGCTTGTCGTATACAAGCACATCGCGAACATTGATGCCGTCAGCAGCGACGAACTTCACGCCAGGGATGTTGCGAGCGGACAATGCTACATTATCCTCGTAGCTAGCCGTAACAACCAGTGCCTTACGGTCAACCTTCAGGTTGTTCAGGATGCCTTTGAATTCCTTCGTCTTAGGAGCCGCGAATGTCAGCTGATCCAGAACGATGATGCTTTCTGCAATCACTTTGGAAGACAGTGCGGATTTAATCGCAAGACGGCGAACCTTCTTAGGCAGTTTGAAGCCGTAAGTCCGTGGCGTAGGACCGAATACAGTACCGCCGCCAACCCATTGCGGGGAGCGGATCGAACCTTGACGAGCGCGGCCTGTGCCTTTTTGTTTCCAAGGCTTGCGACCGCCGCCGCGTACTTCGGAGCGTCCTTTTGTTTTGTGCGTTCCTTGACGTTCAGCAGCTTGCTGCAGAACGACAGCGCTGTGCATAACATGAGCGTTAGGCTGGATGCCGAATACGCTATCGGCCAGTTCCAGTTCGCCTACTTGCGAACCGCTCACGTTAAATACTGTTACTTTAGGCATTTCGTGTTCCTCCTTTCTTCAAGAGCGATTAGTTCTTAACGGTTTGTTTTACTTTAACGAAGCCGTTTTTAGGACCCGGAATGGAGCCTTTGACCAGAAGCACGTTGCGTTCTGCGTCTACACGGATAACTTCGAGCTTTTGAATCGTAATGGTCTCGTGACCCATATGACCTGGAAGGCGTTTGCCCTTCGGTACGCGGTTCGCTTGGATGGAACCCATGGAGCCTGGTCCGCGATGGTAGCGGGAGCCGTGAGACATTGGTCCAGTGCTTTGTCCCCAACGCTTGATTACGCCGGCAAAGCCTTTACCTTTCGAAATACCTGTTACGTCAACAAATTCGCCCTCTGCGAACAAGTCAGCTTTCACTTCCTGGCCAACTTCGTACTCGCCAAGGTTAATCCCGCGAATTTCACGAACGTAGCGCTTAGGAGTCGAGCCTGCTTTTTTAGCGTGGCCGATCTCTGGCTTGATCGATCTCTTCTCTTTCTTATCGGCGAAACCAAGTTGAACAGCCTCATAGCCGTCGGTTTCTACCGTTTTCTTCTGAAGCACTACATTCGGACCAGCTTCGATAACCGTTACTGGAACGACGTTGCCCTCAGCGGTAAATACTTGAGTCATTCCAAGTTTTTTCCCTAAGATACCTTTCATGTTGACACCTCATTTCCTCTCTATGATCGTCTATAACGTTGTTACTGCTATTACAGCTTGATTTCGATATCTACACCGGATGGCAGATCCAGACGCATCAGCGCATCAACCGTTTGCGGCGTTGGATTCACAATATCGATAAGGCGCTTGTGTGTGCGCATTTCGAATTGCTCACGGGAATCCTTGTACTTGTGTACCGCGCGGAGAATGGTGATGATTTGCTTTTCCGTTGGCAACGGAATCGGCCCGGATACGCCTGCACCGGAACGTTTTGCAGTTTCCACGATTTTCTCAGCGGATTGATCAAGAATTCTGTGATCGTATGCTTTCAAGCGGATACGAATCTTTTGCTTTGCCATATAAGTCCCTCCTTCTTTCGCCCAATTTTTTAATCGGACATACTCCGTGAGAATAACCCGCCACTAGCTCCATGGCAAAGGAGCCGGGTGTGTCGGCAACCTCTCACATCAACGCAACGTCAGACCAACAGTCAATATTATATCGAATTGAGTGGGCGATTGCAACTAAAACATTTAGGTTTTTGCATAAAAGATTAAAAAGCCGAATCCCGGTCGGGGACTGGCTTTTCATCTGCTGGGAATATTGGATGGGCCGTCGCCATCTGTTTCTTCAATAATACTGCTGCATATACTTCCGGCCGCTGTCAAACATCGTGATCCTTTAACCCAACACCACGCGGTCATCGGCCATCTTCTTGCCGCTGATTTGCTCGAATTCGCCAAGCAGTCGTTCCACGGTGAGGTCCTTCTTGCGATCCTCGTCGACCTGGAGGATGATCTTGCCCTTGTCCATCATAATGAGACGATTGCCGAGACGGATCGCCTGCTCCATGTTGTGCGTGACCATAAGCGTCGTCAGGCTCAGCTCGCGGACGATGCTTTCCGTTAAAGTGGTGACGAGCTCAGCGCGCGCCGGATCCAGAGCAGCTGTGTGCTCGTCCAGCAGCAGAATCTGGGGACGAGTGAACGTCGCCATCAGCAGGCTCAGCGCTTGCCGCTCCCCGCCGGATAGCAGACCCACCTTGGCGCCCATGCGATTCTCCAGGCCAATGCCGAGACGGCTCAGCTCATTCCGGAAGATTGTGCGCGTCTTGCTGCCTGCGCCGATGGAGAAGCCCCGTTGCTTGCCGCGCTTGTAAGCGATCGCCAAATTCTCTTCGATCGTCATACGCGGGGCGGTGCCTGCCATGGGGTCCTGAAAGACGCGGCCGATCCACTGGCTCCGCTTGTATTCCGACAGCTGGCTTACATCCTGGCCATCAATGAAAACTTTGCCTGCATCAGGCTTCATGACGCCAGAGATAATATTCATAAGCGTGGATTTCCCCGCGCCGTTGCTGCCAATCACCGTGACGAAGTCGCCTGGCTTAAGATGAAGGTTCGCGCTTAGAAGCGCTATTTTCTCATCTACAGTTCCGGGATTAAACAGCTTGGATACATGCTCAATCTTCAGCATTAACGGCCACCCCCGCTATTGGAGCCAAGAGATGCCAGCACCTCTGACGTTCTCTTCTTCGCCATTTTCTTCATTTTGTACGCGGCCCTTAACGTTGGCACGACCAGCGCGCCAATAATGATGATAGCCGTAATCAGCTTCAGATCCTGCGCCTGCATCCCTGGGACGCGCAAGGCGAGGGCATAAATGATCCGATAGATGATCGCGCCAATAACGACGGCCAGCGTCGCTCTAAATATCGTTTTGGCCCCCACAATCGCTTCACCAATAATAACCGAGGCAAGACCGATCACGATCATCCCGATGCCCATGCTGTTGTCCGCATATTTCTGATAATGTGCAATGAGAGCGCCTGAACTAGCCACAAGTGCATTGGACAACGCGATACCAATAATCGTCGTTACATCGGTATTAGCGCCAAAGCTGCGTATCATCCGTTTGTTGTCACCGGTTGCGCGCAGACTTAATCCCAGATCTGTCTTGAAAAACAGGTCCAGCATAAATTTCACCAATACCGCCAATACAACGGCAAGGATAAGGGGCTCAAGATGATCGAAGAGATTGGCTTCATTCCGAAGCGAAACGTTTGGTTTGCCGAGTATCCGAAGGTTAATGGAATACAGGGCAATCATCATAATAATCCCGGACAACAAGCCGTTGATTTTTCCCTTTGTATGCAGCAGTCCTGTACAGGTCCCCGCAGCCGCTCCACCCATGAACGCGCAAATAATCGCCAGAAAAGGCGGAGTACCGCTAATCGTCATAACGGTTCCAATTGCCGCCCCTGTCGTAAAGCTCCCGTCAACGGTCAAATCCGGGAAATCCAAAATTCGAAAAGTTATATATACGCCAAGTGCCATCAGAGCGTACAACAACCCCTGCTCAATGCCGCCCATTAAGGATACAAGCATGAGGCTTTCCTCCTTCTATCATAGGAATGGGGTGAACCGATTCCGCTCACCCCACTCGCTCAATTGTTGATGTTATTCAATGATGTTATTTTCTGCATCCTTCACATACGCCTTCATGGCGTCAGTAACCTCAATACCCTGCTCTGCAGCTGCTTTGAGATTGAAGATAAAATCGAGCTTTTGCGGTACAGAAACGTCCATATCGCCCGGGTTTTTGCCCTTCAGGATCTCAACCGCCATTTGACCGGCTTCATAGCCATGATCATAATAGCGGAATCCAACCGTGGCGAAAGCGCCCTTCTCTACCGTATCACGGTCAGCGGAGAAAAACGGAATGTCGTTCTCATTGGCAATTTCAATGATGCTATCCACGCCGCCCACAACCATATTATCCAGCGTAATATAGATCGCGTCGACACGTCCGACAAGCGAAGTCGCTGCCGTCTGAATATCGGAGCTGTTCGCCACTGGCGCTTTCACAAGCTCGATGCCATGCTTGGCCAGCGCTTCTTCAGCAATAGCGCTCATGACTACTGCGTTGGCTTCGCCTTCATTAATAACAAGTCCTACCTTCTTAACGGATGGGAACTCCTTCGCAATGAAGTCCATCGTCTGTACAATCGCATCCGGATTCGTATCCGCTGCGCCTGTTACATTGCCGCCTGGCGCCGTCAGCTGCGGCACGATGCCCGCATCAACAGGATCCGTGACAGCCGCGAATAGGACCGGCTTGTCCTTCACTTCATCTACAAGCGCTTGAGTGGTTGGAGTGGCAATTCCGAACGCCAGATCCACATTGGCCGATGCTATCTTCTGGGCAATGGTCACCACGTTAGCGGCTTCTCCTTGCGCATTGTTGTAATCAACCTTCAAGTTTTTACCTTCTTCAAACCCTGCGTCCTTCAGAGCCGCCAGGAAGCCGTCTCTTGTCGCATCCAAGGATGGATGCTCCACGATTTGCGAGATTGCGATTGAATACGTTTGTCCTTCGGCGCCGGCGTTGCCCGAAGCTTGTTCTTCATTCTCCGTGTTCCCTTTGCCCGCATTGCCGCCGCAAGCCGCTGTTACCGTCATCAGGGAAGCAAGAGCCAATCCTAGCCAAAATTTCTTTCTCAATTGAATAACCCCTCTCAACATCTTTTCTGTTGCAAAATAGCAAACATACTGCAAAGCTTTGTCGCTTTCCGACGCTAAAGTATTAATGCATCAATAAATAATTCCCTTTTTTTAGCGAAAAAAAAGATTTTATATAAACTTTATTAATATCTTAATTGTAGTATTGTCTTCCGTCAATGCAAAATTCCATGTTAAATGCTGCTAGCGCTTGGTGGAGAAAATGGCAAGAGCCCTCACCGAAGTGAGGGCTCTCCCAGCCAATGCGGCCTGACGGCCGCGTATGGACTATTTCAGGATTGTTGCAACAGCGCCAGCGCCTACAGTACGGCCGCCTTCACGGATGGAGAAGCGAGTGCCCTCTTCAACCGCGATTGGAGCGATCAGTTCAACTGTAACAGTGATGTTGTCGCCAGGCATAACCATTTCTGTACCTTCTGGCAGGTTGATGATACCTGTAACGTCAGTTGTACGGAAATAGAACTGTGGACGGTAGCCAGTGAAGAAAGGCTTGTGACGGCCACCCTCTTCTTTAGTCAGAACGTAGATTTGAGCAGTGAAGCTAGTGTGTGGCTTAACGGAACCCGGTTTTGCAATTACTTGTCCGCGCTCGATGTCTTTACGGTCAACGCCGCGAAGAAGTGCGCCGATGTTGTCGCCAGCTTGAGCGGAGTCCATAAGTTTACGGAACATCTCAACGCCAGTTACAACGGATTTGCGAGTTTCTTCTTGAAGACCGATGATTTCAACTTCGTCGCCAACTTTAACCGTACCACGGTCAACACGGCCAGTTGCTACTGTACCACGGCCAGTGATTGTGAATACGTCCTCGACAGGCAGAAGGAAAGGCTTCGCTGTGTCGCGCTCTGGAGTTGGGATGTAAGTGTCAACTTGCTCGAACAGCTCAACGATTTTGTCAGCCCAAGGACCGTCTGGGTTTTGCAAAGCTTCACGAGCTGCGCCGCGGATGATTGGAGTGTCATCGCCTGGGAAGTCGTATTCGGACAGAAGGTCGCGAACTTCCATTTCAACCAGCTCAAGAAGCTCTTCGTCTTCAACCATGTCGCATTTGTTCAGGAATACAACGATGTAAGGAACGCCTACTTGGCGGGAGAGCAGGATGTGCTCGCGCGTTTGCGGCATTGGGCCGTCAGAAGCGGATACAACCAGGATCGCGCCGTCCATTTGAGCCGCGCCAGTGATCATGTTTTTAACATAGTCGGCGTGACCAGGGCAGTCAACGTGAGCGTAGTGACGGTTAGGAGTCTCATACTCAACGTGAGCTGTGGAGATCGTGATACCGCGCTCGCGCTCTTCTGGAGCTTTGTCGATTTGGTCGAACGCGATAGCCGCGCCGCCGTATTTTTTGGAAAGTACAGTCGTGATCGCAGCAGTCAAAGTTGTTTTGCCGTGGTCAACGTGACCGATTGTACCGATGTTAACATGCGGTTTATTACGTTCAAATTTTGCCTTAGCCATTGAACTGAATCCTCCTCAATATATCTTGATTTTGTATGTGTGGGCCGGCACCGAGAGTGCTGAGCACACCTGATGACGGCCAATTGCAAACTTAAGCTATCAGCATGACTTGAGTATTACTCAGCGCTGCCTTTATGCTTAGCAATGATCTCTTCAGAGATCGACTTCGGAACTTCCTCGTAGTGGGAAAGCTCCATTGAGAATACGCCGCGTCCCTGTGTACCGGAACGAAGTGTCGTGGAGTAACCGAACATCTCGGAGAGAGGCACCTTAGCACGGATAATCTGCGCACCAGCGCGGGAATCCATACCCTCGATGCGACCGCGGCGGGAGTTCAGCATGCCCATAACGTCGCCCATGTACTCTTCTGGAACAGTAACCTCTACCTTCATGATTGGCTCAAGAAGGACAGGCTTACATTTTTCTTTCGCAGCCTTAAGCGCCAGGGAGCCCGCGATCTTAAACGCCATCTCGGAGGAGTCGACGTCATGGTAGGAACCATCGACAACGGTAGCTTTGATATCAACGAGCGGGAAGCCGGCGATTACGCCGTTCTTCATGGACTCTTCAATACCAGCCTGGATTGGAGCGATGAATTCACGTGGAATTGCGCCACCCACAACCTTGCTTTCGAAGATAAAGCCTGTACCAGCCTCTTGTGGTTCGAACTCGACCCAACAATGACCGAACTGACCTTTACCGCCGGACTGACGAACGAATTTACCTTCAACTTTAGCCGCAGCGCGGAAAGTCTCACGGTATGCAACCTGAGGCTTACCTACATTCGTTTCTACTTTGAATTCACGAAGCATACGGTCAACGAGGATTTCAAGGTGAAGCTCACCCATACCCGCGATAATCGTTTGGTTCGTTTCTTCGTCTGTATACGCACGGAATGTTGGATCTTCCTCAGCGAGCTTGGAGATCGCAACGCCAAGCTTGTCTTGGTCTGCTTTCGTCTTAGGCTCAATCGCGATTTGGATAACCGGTTCAGGGAAGTTCATCGATTCAAGTACAATCGGGGACTTCTCTTCACACAGCGTATCGCCAGTCGTTGTATCCTTCAGACCTACCGCAGCAGCGATATCGCCTGCGTATACTTCCGAAATCTCTTGACGGCTGTTCGCGTGCATCTGCAGAATACGTCCGATACGCTCGCGCTTGTTCTTCGTTGCATTCAGAACATAGGAGCCGGATTTCAGGATACCGGAGTATACGCGGAAGAACGTCAGGCGTCCTACGTAAGGGTCCGTCATGATCTTGAATGCCAGAGCCGAGAACGGCTCGGAATCGGAGGATTGACGTACCGCTTCTTCGCCATCTTCAAGCGTACCTTTGATAGCTGGTACGTCTACTGGCGCAGGCAAGTAGTCAACAACCGCATCCAATACCAATTGAACGCCTTTGTTACGGTAGGAGGAACCTGCAACAACCGGGAAGATTTTAACTTCGCAAACGCCTTTACGAAGAACAGCCTTCAGCTCTGGAATTGTAATTTCTTCGCCTTCCAGATACTTCATCATCAGCTCTTCGTCCAATTCAGCGACCTTCTCTACCAGCTCTTGACGAAGCTCTTCAACTTGGTCAGCATACTCGGCAGGAATTTCGGATTGAATTGGCTCTTTGCCAAGGTCATCCTTGTACGTGTAAGCCACACGCTCCACAAGGTCAATTACGCCGATGAAATCGGACTCAGCGCCCATAGGAAGCTGAATCGCAACAGCATTGGCTTGAAGACGCTCACGCATGTCTTTAACGACATTCAGATAGTCCGCGCCAATGATGTCCATCTTGTTAACGTAAGCAATCCGCGGAACGCCGTAACGGTCAGCTTGACGCCATACCGTCTCGGACTGAGGCTCAACGCCTTCTTTCGCACTGAAAACACCAACGGCCCCGTCCAATACGCGAAGGGAACGTTCAACTTCAACTGTGAAGTCAACGTGACCCGGAGTATCGATGATATTGATGCGGTTACCTTTCCATTGAGCGGTTGTTGCGGCAGACGTAATTGTGATGCCGCGCTCTTGCTCCTGCTCCATCCAGTCCATCGTCGCTGCACCTTCGTGCACCTCGCCGATTTTGTGGGTACGACCAGTGAAGAACAAGATCCGTTCAGTTGTCGTGGTTTTACCAGCATCGATATGCGCCATGATACCGATATTACGCGTATTTTCCAAGGAGAACTCTCTTGCCATGAATATGTCTCCTCTCGATTATGGTTATCCTACCAGCGGTAGTGAGCAAACGCTTTGTTCGCTTCTGCCATTTTGTGTGTGTCTTCGCGCTTCTTAACGGATGCGCCAGTGTTGTTGGAAGCATCCAGAATCTCAGCAGCCAGACGCTCTGTCATCGTTTTCTCGCCGCGGTTACGCGAGTAGTTCACGAGCCAACGAAGACCAAGAGCCGTACGGCGCTCAGGTTTAACCTCGATTGGTACTTGGTAGTTAGCGCCGCCTACACGGCGAGCTTTAACCTCAAGAACCGGCATGATGTTTTTCAATGCTGCTTCGAACACTTCCATTGGATCTTTACCGGAACGCTCTTGGATCAGCTTGAAAGCATCGTATAACAGCGTTTGTGCAGTACCTCTCTTGCCGTCGATCATAATGCGGTTGATCAGACGAGTTACCAGTTTGCTATTGTAAACCGGATCCGGCAGCACATCGCGTTTCGTTACAGGACCTTTGCGTGGCATGTAAAGTCCCCCTTTCTTCTCATAGTAACTTGTTCTAGCTTGTTATTAACCCGTTCGGGTTATACCATTACTTCTTAACTTTAGGACGCTTCGTACCGTATTTGGAACGAGCTTGGTTACGGTTGTTCACACCCGCTGTATCAAGCGCGCCGCGAACGATATGGTAACGTACGCCCGGAAGGTCTTTAACACGACCGCCGCGGATCAGAACGACGCTGTGCTCTTGAAGGTTATGACCGATACCTGGAATGTACGCAGTAACCTCTACACGGTTAGTCAAGCGTACGCGCGCGTATTTACGAAGCGCGGAGTTCGGTTTCTTCGGAGTCATAGTACCTACACGAGTGCACACACCGCGTTTTTGAGGCGCGCTGATGTCAGTCGCTTCACGTTTCAATGCGTTGAAACCTCTTTGCAAGGCTGGCGATTTCGATTTAACGACCTTCGCTTGACGACCTTTGCGAACGAGCTGGTTGATTGTTGGCATGTTGCCACCCCCTTCCACATATTTATGTCTTTATAATGGTAGACATTTCACCCAAGTTTTAAGCCCACAGAGCCAGGCGGTTCATAATTTATCAAAACAATTCCCGAGCCTGGGCGTCAGGCACACTTCGATATATTATCACTTTGGCAATAGGCGTGTCAAGCATAATAGTCATTGTTTTTTGTCAGGTTGTCCAATTTACAATATTATAACTAAAGCGTGCTGGGATCCCGGTATATCACATAGCTTTTATGCTTCATTTGCAGGATATTGGGCTCCCTATATGCGAGCACGAAGCTGAATGGAAATGGTGTCGTCATAAATGAAACCTCCTCCGGCATCTCCGTTCTTCATTGAAAACAGGCTTACTATTTCAGAGACGCCGGATTCATTAACAAGGTTGCATCTGCATCTTGATTAACTTTTTGATATTGCTTGCTCATCCTTAACCGCGCCATTGTCATACACAACATGCGTCATGCTGACGCCTCCGAGCACCACAATAGCCTCTGTTCTCTCATCGTCCATATAATATACCTTTCGGTCGATGCCGCTGCCCCCCTGCCAATCTGGAGCTCCCGCTATAGCGTTCAAGTCTTCGACGATCGTCCCGGCAGCTCCACCCTGCTTCACGATCTTCTCGGCATCGCTCAACGTTAACCGTGCTTGGTCATACGGCAGCAGCCCCACGACGATTAGAGCATCGCGCGTCCACGCTCCGATTCCCATGCTGTCGTCCGCCTCCAGCCGCTGCAGCGCGGTTCGCTCGTCCGAGCTCTCCGCCAAGGCGTAGAAAGCGTCGTAATCCTCCATGTGTGCAAGCGCGATCAATTCCTCCCGGTCCGAGCCCTCCGCCTCGTTGGGATTGCCCTCTAATACATAGGAGAACAGCGCAAGTACAATTAGCGCACTCAGAAATATAAGATTGGATTGATAATCTCTCATCCGATTACCTCCTCACCATGACTGCTACCAGTATATGAGCAAATCGCCCTCCGGTTGATTCAATGACCAAGCCAATAACAAAAAAAGCGACACATGGCCTGCTCGTTGTCTGCAGAGACCATGTGTCGCTTCATATAGAGCCGTTAATGAATACGGCTGACCTTATTTATTCTACTACTACAGCTTCCGTCGCTTCATTCAGCTCCGCGGATTCTACAGCTTCCTCTTCCAGTCCAGCAAAACGAATGTTGCGGTAGCGCTGCATGCCCGT
This genomic window contains:
- the rpsC gene encoding 30S ribosomal protein S3 translates to MGQKVNPVGLRVGIIRDWESKWYAGKDFGDLLLEDVKIREYLKNKLKDAAVSHIEIERAANRVNVTIQTAKPGMVIGKGGSEVENLRTELGKITKGKKVHINISEIKQADLDAILVAESIAQQLERRVSFRRALKQAIQRSMRAGAKGIKTAVSGRLGGAEIARTEGYSEGTVPLHTLRADIDYGTAEAHTTYGRIGVKVWIYRGEVLPTKKKVAAPQEGGN
- a CDS encoding ABC transporter permease, with the protein product MLVSLMGGIEQGLLYALMALGVYITFRILDFPDLTVDGSFTTGAAIGTVMTISGTPPFLAIICAFMGGAAAGTCTGLLHTKGKINGLLSGIIMMIALYSINLRILGKPNVSLRNEANLFDHLEPLILAVVLAVLVKFMLDLFFKTDLGLSLRATGDNKRMIRSFGANTDVTTIIGIALSNALVASSGALIAHYQKYADNSMGIGMIVIGLASVIIGEAIVGAKTIFRATLAVVIGAIIYRIIYALALRVPGMQAQDLKLITAIIIIGALVVPTLRAAYKMKKMAKKRTSEVLASLGSNSGGGR
- the rplV gene encoding 50S ribosomal protein L22, translated to MPEAKAHARFVRIAPRKAQLVADLIRGKQVGEAIAILRHTPKSASPIIEKLLNSAIANAEHNYQLDINNLVVSQVFANQGPTMKRFRPRAMGRASRINKRTSHITLVVSEK
- a CDS encoding ABC transporter ATP-binding protein, with amino-acid sequence MLKIEHVSKLFNPGTVDEKIALLSANLHLKPGDFVTVIGSNGAGKSTLMNIISGVMKPDAGKVFIDGQDVSQLSEYKRSQWIGRVFQDPMAGTAPRMTIEENLAIAYKRGKQRGFSIGAGSKTRTIFRNELSRLGIGLENRMGAKVGLLSGGERQALSLLMATFTRPQILLLDEHTAALDPARAELVTTLTESIVRELSLTTLMVTHNMEQAIRLGNRLIMMDKGKIILQVDEDRKKDLTVERLLGEFEQISGKKMADDRVVLG
- the rpsJ gene encoding 30S ribosomal protein S10, which produces MAKQKIRIRLKAYDHRILDQSAEKIVETAKRSGAGVSGPIPLPTEKQIITILRAVHKYKDSREQFEMRTHKRLIDIVNPTPQTVDALMRLDLPSGVDIEIKL
- the rplC gene encoding 50S ribosomal protein L3, whose protein sequence is MKGILGKKLGMTQVFTAEGNVVPVTVIEAGPNVVLQKKTVETDGYEAVQLGFADKKEKRSIKPEIGHAKKAGSTPKRYVREIRGINLGEYEVGQEVKADLFAEGEFVDVTGISKGKGFAGVIKRWGQSTGPMSHGSRYHRGPGSMGSIQANRVPKGKRLPGHMGHETITIQKLEVIRVDAERNVLLVKGSIPGPKNGFVKVKQTVKN
- the rplD gene encoding 50S ribosomal protein L4, translating into MPKVTVFNVSGSQVGELELADSVFGIQPNAHVMHSAVVLQQAAERQGTHKTKGRSEVRGGGRKPWKQKGTGRARQGSIRSPQWVGGGTVFGPTPRTYGFKLPKKVRRLAIKSALSSKVIAESIIVLDQLTFAAPKTKEFKGILNNLKVDRKALVVTASYEDNVALSARNIPGVKFVAADGINVRDVLVYDKLIITKEAVEKVQEVLA
- the rplW gene encoding 50S ribosomal protein L23 — encoded protein: MKNPRDIIKRPVITERTSDFMAAKRYVFEVDLRANKTEIKQAIEQIFNVKVTGVNTMRVAGKPKRYGRHSGYRPDWKKAIVQLSDDSKELEFFETSV
- the rpsS gene encoding 30S ribosomal protein S19, yielding MGRSLKKGPFIDDHLMKKVEDLNETNKKVVIKTWSRRSTIFPQFIGHTVAVYDGRKHVPVYVTEDMVGHKFGEFAPTRSYKGHASDDKKTGRR
- the rplB gene encoding 50S ribosomal protein L2, encoding MPIKKYKPTSPARRNMSVSTFEEITTSTPEKSLLAPLFKKAGRNNQGKITVRHHGGGHKRKYRIIDFKRTKDGVVGNVATIEYDPNRTSNIALIHYVDGAKAYIIAPKGLKVGDQVVSGPDADIKIGNALPLKNIPVGTVIHNIELKPGKGGQLVRAAGTEAQLLGKEEDYVSVRLSSGEVRRILSTCRATIGSVGNEDHELVKIGKAGRSRWLGKRPEVRGVVMNPNDHPHGGGEGRAPIGRKSPLSPWGKPTLGYKTRKKKKASSQYIIRRRTK